The genomic region CTGCGATTCGGCCCTTGCCGCGCTGGATTTATGGAAATTGGCAAAACCGGATATCAGGGGATATCTGGAAAAATGTGCCCAGAGAAGCCGGCTGAGAAAGAATAAACTCGATGATGTTATTGACTACTGTTTCACCCCTGATCTGACGGAGGTGATTCCTGTTTTTCAGGAAGGACAACTTGTTGATATCCATAGAAAAAGCTGAAGAACATTCATGGTATTTCATCCGTTTTCAGGAATTGAATCAAAAAATGAAGATATTTACACTGAAATTTAACCTTTAATACATTCACGCAAATGAAAAAGCATAATTTTTCAGCAGGGCCCAGTATTTTGCCGCAGTACACCTTTGAAGAAACGGCTAAGGCAGTATTGAATTTCAACAACATGGGGCTTTCCATCATGGAAATTTCCCACCGGAGCAAAGATTTTGAAGCAGTTGTCAATGAGGCTGTTGCACTCTTTAAGGAGTTGCTGTCCATACCGGAGGGGTATTCCGTTATTTTTCTCGGAGGAGGTGCAAGCTTGCAATTTTGCATGGTGCCTTACAATCTTCTCGAGAAGAAAGCAGCTTATCTGAATACCGGGGTATGGGCATCAAAGGCTATTAAGGAGGCAAAATATTTTGGAGAAGTAGTGGAAGTTGCCTCTTCCAAGGATGCCAACTTCAATTACATTCCGCGCAATTTTACCATTCCGAAGGATGTGGATTATTTTCATATAACCACCAACAATACCATTTACGGGACAGAGCTTAAGGAAGATATGACTTCGCCTGTACCGCTGGTGGCTGATATGTCATCCGATATTTTCAGCCGGCCGGTGGATGTGAGCAAATACGGTCTCATTTACGGAGGAGCACAGAAGAACCTTGGACCTGCCGGTGTAGCCTTTGTGATAGTCAGAAACGATATTCTCGGGAAAGTTTCCCGCCCGATTCCTTCCATGCTCAATTACCAGCTTCATATAGAAAACAATTCGTTGTACAATACCCCGCCCGTGCTGCCTATCTATTCTTCCCTGCTCACGCTTCGATGGCTGAAGAAACAGGGTGGTGTTCAGGCGATGCAGAAAAGGAACCAGGAAAAAGCCTCTTTGTTATACGAAGAGATTGAACGGAACCGTTTGTTTAAACCTACCGTGCCGAAGAAGGAAGATCGTTCCATAATGAACGT from Bacteroidales bacterium harbors:
- the serC gene encoding 3-phosphoserine/phosphohydroxythreonine transaminase, whose protein sequence is MKKHNFSAGPSILPQYTFEETAKAVLNFNNMGLSIMEISHRSKDFEAVVNEAVALFKELLSIPEGYSVIFLGGGASLQFCMVPYNLLEKKAAYLNTGVWASKAIKEAKYFGEVVEVASSKDANFNYIPRNFTIPKDVDYFHITTNNTIYGTELKEDMTSPVPLVADMSSDIFSRPVDVSKYGLIYGGAQKNLGPAGVAFVIVRNDILGKVSRPIPSMLNYQLHIENNSLYNTPPVLPIYSSLLTLRWLKKQGGVQAMQKRNQEKASLLYEEIERNRLFKPTVPKKEDRSIMNV